The sequence ggttagcattgcggcctacgacgctgaggacccgagttcgatcccggcaccgggtgattgtctgtgtggagtttgcacattctccccatgtctgcgtagattcacccccacaacccaaagatgcgcaggttaaattgccccttaattggaagaaaataattgggtactctaaatttaaataaatatatttttttataagaTAAAAAAAAACTTGGCTCCTCCTCTTGCCAGCATGCTTAACACTGAGAATTTATCATGTAGGAGAACGCCGGGAGAAACTTGACAAATAATACTCCTGTGATGAAGCAcgagatttttttttcatagaatagaTGCTGAAAGCAGCAAAAAGCAGTAAAAAGAGGGAAAGGTTCAGTCCTTGCTTGGTGTTGCCAGTGTACTCTTTTAACTTATAAAATAGTGCCTTTTGATTTCTTATGAGCCAGCTAGGTGCAGATATTGATTGTTGCGAGGTAGAATGGGAAACTAACCTGCTGGCAATTAATCTGATGGCCAAAAGAACATTCATTCACATTCATAACAGAAATTGGTTTTGGGTGACATACTGTAATTAAATAAGTTGCACATTCGATAGTGACACTATACTCATGATTCTAAGACGTTTTTACTATGAATAACTGATGCAAAAGCACAGGTCATTATTTTGGAGATATAGATGATCACTCCCCCCAGCAATCATATTTTAGGGACTTAAAAATTGCAAACAATGGACCTATACATGAAGAAAACTTTACACACTTTTACCCACGAATAATAAACCTATAGACAAATGACACATTGTACATCAGTATCAGAGGCACTAGAAGTATACATTGTTAGTGGTTAAAATACTAACCTGTCAACTGGATCAAAGGCTTCATGAGGGCAACTCCAAGCCTATCTTCCACTATCACTTGTTGTTCTCGGAGATATTGTTTTAGCATTGGATGGACCACTTTCTGACAAACCACAAGTTGAACGtggtcacaaactagctgtcttcCCACTTTCAGCAGTTGTACAAGCGATTCATCTTCTGGGCAAAAACCCGATGCCACCTCCCAGGTACCATTCCCACTGTCAACAACATCTCCAGACATGGAGACACTGAAAACAGCAATCTTAATGCAACCAAATGTCAACTTTGTGATATCAATTGTTGTTGAATAAGATGCAAATATTTCTATAAGAATCCCAGAAAGCACACAGGAGTCTGTAGCACCTTGTCCCTCAATGGGAACAATCAGCATCTTTCCCAAGGAAATATTATCTCCGATCACAGATGGGATTGTATAAAAGAATCCCTTTAACACTAAGGAACTGATGTAGTCAGCTTCTTTTGTAGTCAACATACAAGTCGGCTTATTTATCACTGTACGAACAAGTGAAAGTAAAGTTTTGCTATTACTAAAATCTATTTGTATTCTGCAGGCACATTCCTCTGAAGTTAGGTAGTCAATGCAAATATTTAGAAGGTGTTTATGGATTTTGACAATGTGACTGCATGGAACATTAAGTCGTTTTGCATTTTCAGTCAAGTTACAGCAGAGGATTGCTGTAAACAGTCCAGAATCACTAAATCGAGATACATGGTTCAACACGGAAGCTATTATTAGCTTTATCACAGGATGGGATACAGAAAGATTACCCAAAAGCGCAGAAGACTGTGATGTGGTTACAATGTAGCCTCCCACAGAATTATGAATTAGTTTTAGTCGACCAAATGGACCATAACAGGACTCCACAATTCCTCGGAGAGTGGAAAGAACCTGACAAAGAACATCACTATCTAAGTGTCCAGAGCTGCATAAAGATGCCATTTTAGGTATAATGTAGGACATCATTCAGGTAGAGTGGAAAATTTTAAAGACAGAAAACTTGCGAAGAATAGTTGCTTTATTATTGGCAAATGGAAACTAAAATTGCACGTGCAGCATTTCTTGTCTGCTCTTTAAGAAGTTCAATGCTTGTATACTTGTTGTACACGCCAGTCATATTATAGGAATAATGAAAATTATTGGAAATTCTCACAGAAGTATATTTCAATTTTATCACTACCAGACGAGCAAAATCTGGATGTATTGTAGAAGATTTCTATTGCTGGACATTTCTACATTATTTATCAGTATTCTTCTGCTGCTTCAGTTCTAAACGTGTTGATTTTTTTACAAACTTCTGTATCAAATACGTAACAGTATGGATGCCAAGTAAGGATAGTCCTGCAACTAAAAGCCAGTTTTGGCGTAACCACCTTTTATTCCTCATTCTTCTGTCAGGGCGCAACAATAAAATCTCTGTATTCCAATTTAATGTTACCTGCAATTAGAAAATGTGCACAGTTAGTTTGCGCTTCGACAAAATGAAGTTTCAGCCAtagtatagaattatagaatcctacATCAGAGCAGAGGCCAGTTTGTCACAACTCTTGTGGTCCAATTTAGATCCAAAGCTCAGCCTATATACACCTGTAAATGAGTCCTCTTCGACTACATGCCCAATTGGCTTTTAGATTTATGAAATCTGATTCTACCATTCTTTCAGCAAGTGTGCTCCCGACTGTAACAATTTGCTGTTTTAATAGTCATTGCACCTATTTATAAAGCCaaatattccatttgctttcttaacccCAATCACAActtgccctgccatcttcaaaaATGTATGAATTATGCAGTCTCAGGTTCTTTTGAGCCTCAAAATAGTACAAGTTAGATGATACTGTCTCCCCATGTTGTTCTTCTCAAAGTGTACCAGTTCATACTTatctacatgaaatgaaatgaaaatcgcttattgtcacgagtaggcttcaaatgaagttactgtgaaaagcccctagtcgccacattccggcgcctgttcggggaggctgttacggaatcgaaccgtgctgctggcttgccttggtctgctttaaaagccagcgaattagcccagtgagctaaacattaAACTGCAGCTGCCATATTTCTGCCCAATTTTTCTATGTCCTCCTGTATTCAAGTCTATTTCATTTATATAACAAGAGTACACCCAATCCAATGTCTTGGGTGACTCCAGTGCTTACTTTTCTTCAGTCAGAAAATCATCCATTCGCCCCACTCTTGTCACCTCCCCCGTACCCAATTTTATAGCCAACATACCATCATCACTTTAATAGTATATACTTCAAATTTCCAAATAAAAAATAAGGTTCTTTATACAAGGTTCATATAGTTTTATTGAATTATCCTCAATGACATATTTTTACTTAAATGCCACAAAGATGTCAACAATTCTAGTTTTGTACTctacaattttgtatccaatgcaGTTTGCAAGTTGTTAAAGTCACGTTCAGTCTCAATCAAACTTAATAAAAGCAGCAACAATTGTGTATTttttgtttaaacccctcagccTATTTTTCTTCAGTTGTGCAAACACTTGCTTTCATCCAGTAGGATAGGACAGATTTGGTAGCAGTTATCCCTCACAACTGCCATCAACGATAACCTATGATGGAATGTAACAAAAGTATAAAATAATCTATCTCTGCACAGTGTCCCATCATCTGAATAAGTTACATGACAGAAGAAGCAATAACAGAGAGAGCAGAACTCAAGTTTATTTGTGATAGTCTATAAAATGCAACAGTATGAACTAGCtgtgatgaaattaaatgaatcaaaaattttttttttgaattttaTAACTTTAGCCTGCAGACTGAACAATGAtcataattatatatatatatatatatatatatatatatatatatatataattttttttataatCGCTTCTCGGCCATTTGGCCAAGATCAAGCGTCGGACTAAGCCCAGGGTGGGGTGCTGTGTCTTTTCTTGTTGGCTTAGATCttgtgtctctcttgtggagaccatgaattgacTACGGTTTGGGTTGGTTTTTGGGACAGGCAAAGGGATGGATTGTGCCTCTGGCCTGGCCACTCTGTGCATTGGCTTTGTGGCTTTAAGGATGGGTAAAAAAAGATAATTACATTTTAAAGCAGCAAAGCACAGGTTTACAGTCATGTTTCGAAAGAGATTGTTTCTGATCACAGCTCGTTTTGAGCAAGGAGGACTTTAGCACTGGCACTTCCTGACTCCAAAGGGTGAAAATAATCCATGGCAGCACAGGGTAGGGCTTTACAAAATTAAAGCTCAATCATACAGTAGGGATGAATGCAGGTTCAAATTGCACACCACTCAAGTGTCTAAATCACAAATGAGAAAGTGTTAAGCAAATATTGTGGCTTCTTCCTGCAGAGGTGAGTGCAAATTGGAGGGAAGAGTCATCACGTCCTGAGAGACAATAACATACTGTATTGACTGTGGTCGAGAAATAGTCACCTTTCTGCCCAGCTTTTGTACACCAAAGGTGCAGAACAGAGGAGCTCATGTACAAAccaaaattacatttaaaaaaaaatcagaagacAGTCAAAGTGTCCTCTGAGTAATCAATTCAAGGAAAACAATAAAGGCAACCTGGGTTATCATCCTGCCCTCCCACATgcaaaaactgaaactaaaagcgaCCTTAGAAACATAATTAGTTAATtaataatttgaaaaaaaacagggaacactggacaatctcagcaggtctgacagcatctgtggagagagaaaggagcgaatgttttgagtctggatgattctcgGCATAtagtctgtttttgtttcagatttcactatctgcagtaatttgcttttaattacTTGCTAGAATTTCCATAGAATAGATGGGCTCTTTAAACTACCTAAAATCTAGTTTTGCGTATGTTTGCACACATTTCACCCATCATAACTTTTGTGGTGATTACTTATTCTCTGAAATATGAAACATAATTATTTGGCATAAAGGGAGTGCACTTTACCGAATAAATCCAGTTACTATTTTCCCTTTGGTTGGCCTTCCTTTTGGATGACGTGTGTCACGACTCCAGGTTCTGGAATATAGTCTTGGCTTCTGTTCTTGAAGGTTTCACTCGATTTCAAATTATACCATCCCCAATGAATCATTGCAAGGCTTGTTCCCATAACAATTAAAACTCTGTAGTTCTTCCAAATGGTATTGAAGCTCATGTCTAATTTAAACAATCACCTGTAAACAAAATAACATCTAGTGAGTGAAATATAAATAGtgtactgtttaaaaaaaggtcaaAAGAACTGAGGAATTAATACTAGAATAATAGTTCTGAAGATTAGAGCTAGGGTGAAGCAAAGGCGTGTAGGCATTTGAGAATGAAGAATTTAAAATTAATGTGCTGGGAGGCAGAGAGTGACCAGAATTTGGTGTGTTAGGTTGTGGGAAAATTGGAGCTTGAGCAGAATGCAGTGGGGTAGAGCTGCAAGTGGGGATTTGGGGGATCAAACTTTTGAGGTGAGAAAAGTGGATGAGGATTTCAACAACAATTGGGGCTAGACGGTGTGCAACTAGGCACTCTTGTGTCAAAGGGTCTCTGCCTCATTTCAAAGAGAGCAAGATTCAACAGAGACCTTCAAAACAAGTTGCAGTCAGGTGAGGGAATAATCAGCTACCCGAGTCACAAATAACCTGACAGCAACTAAACGCAATGGCTTCTATCTTGACAGCAACCAAACGCAATGGCTTCTATTTTAACAGCAACCAAACTCAATGGCTTCTATCTTGTCCAAACtattaaataaaataacaacATTCTAGCTAAATCTACAGGCAGAATGAGGATTGTGAAGTAAAAATACACACATACAAAATTGACATCAGCACTGTCTCAGTGTGTAACACCCCTGCATCTGAGTTTGAAGGTTGTGCGTTTAAGTCTCACTCCAGGTggcactgacctctgacagtgacaTTAAAACTAAACCTGTTCTCGTCTATCCTCTCCAGGGAAAAGGAAAGGATCACACCGCCACTCCTTCAAGGATACCATCAGTCATTTCGGGGGAGGAGTCACCCCTATTAACCCAGAATGGGAGACATCCATTAACCTGGGCACAGCAAGGGGGGGCTCACCCTTTTAACccagtcacggggggggggggggggggtcaccccattAACCCAGGCATGCTGCCTCAGTGttagagacccaggtttgattctggccttgggcgactgtgcgggtttcctccgagtgctctgcttTACTCCCATggcctgaagatgtgcaggtggattggctatgctaaattgccccttactgtccaaagattagAAGGGTTTACGAGAATGGTGAGTGGTcctcggtggggtgctctttcggatggtcggtgaacactcgatgggccgaagggcctccttcttcaATGTCGGGATTCTATCatatttgtgggatcttactgtgcacatcGAGTTCCTCCACATCGCCGCAGTGAATACATATTACACAGATTGGGAACTCGGCTGGCTGTAAAgtgactttgggatgtcctgaggtggtgaaaggcgctatataaatgcaacgtcTAAAGAATAAGAGAGTTGAGGGGATACTTCCTGCTACCCTGAGCCTTCCCTTCCTTCACCTTGCCGAAG comes from Scyliorhinus canicula chromosome 1, sScyCan1.1, whole genome shotgun sequence and encodes:
- the mkks gene encoding McKusick-Kaufman/Bardet-Biedl syndromes putative chaperonin isoform X2, giving the protein MMSYIIPKMASLCSSGHLDSDVLCQVLSTLRGIVESCYGPFGRLKLIHNSVGGYIVTTSQSSALLGNLSVSHPVIKLIIASVLNHVSRFSDSGLFTAILCCNLTENAKRLNVPCSHIVKIHKHLLNICIDYLTSEECACRIQIDFSNSKTLLSLVRTVINKPTCMLTTKEADYISSLVLKGFFYTIPSVIGDNISLGKMLIVPIEGQGATDSCVLSGILIEIFASYSTTIDITKLTFGCIKIAVFSVSMSGDVVDSGNGTWEVASGFCPEDESLVQLLKVGRQLVCDHVQLVVCQKVVHPMLKQYLREQQVIVEDRLGVALMKPLIQLTGAQSISSYYHPIPPDCYGNVKNLCVVKFGSKRFLHLIPNESKPVCSLVLCNRTEAGVNELKLVCQSAECVMRLVIKEPLAVLGGGCTETHLATYVGHQLSNQPCGNISVPPERLVLSGTVIVNVVVQLKITT
- the mkks gene encoding McKusick-Kaufman/Bardet-Biedl syndromes putative chaperonin isoform X1, which codes for MMSYIIPKMASLCSSGHLDSDVLCQVLSTLRGIVESCYGPFGRLKLIHNSVGGYIVTTSQSSALLGNLSVSHPVIKLIIASVLNHVSRFSDSGLFTAILCCNLTENAKRLNVPCSHIVKIHKHLLNICIDYLTSEECACRIQIDFSNSKTLLSLVRTVINKPTCMLTTKEADYISSLVLKGFFYTIPSVIGDNISLGKMLIVPIEGQGATDSCVLSGILIEIFASYSTTIDITKLTFGCIKIAVFSVSMSGDVVDSGNGTWEVASGFCPEDESLVQLLKVGRQLVCDHVQLVVCQKVVHPMLKQYLREQQVIVEDRLGVALMKPLIQLTGAQSISSYYHPIPPDCYGNVKNLCVVKFGSKRFLHLIPNESKPVCSLVLCNRTEAGVNELKLVCQSAECVMRLVIKEPLAVLGGGCTETHLATYVGHQSQCVTDDKLAELGCSRIEHRIVADSFCRSLESTASSLEHDGGENFVDTKYGHRWSVLPSAPLHTDWSEAFSGCACGLYKAQQNLNWTVLGDRTANRSLEMYLKKPSEYFPDRLALDSYSVKLNALQVAVETANLVVDLQYVIQDQN